Proteins from a genomic interval of Pelagibaculum spongiae:
- a CDS encoding DUF3157 family protein: MKYFERLKVGLVRMLIGSLLSILALTVSAEQIVKLEDGRSVLLKDDFSWQYVVPTVAVKNDANAVLQSSTSINPLSVAIPVISSVKGTSIFLGSNKPVMQLSDNGVDLLIGAASYKNGLLIMPTQLTNQSSQSVVLVEVEATLSDSKGKQLLQEELKIWSSIKRVADTYFRPKTQRQGKSIELKVPEQSEYNLQLEVIKVEHW; this comes from the coding sequence ATGAAGTATTTTGAGAGGTTAAAAGTGGGTTTAGTGAGAATGTTGATCGGTAGTTTGCTATCGATTTTGGCTTTGACTGTTTCTGCAGAGCAAATAGTTAAGTTGGAAGACGGTCGTAGTGTTTTATTGAAAGATGATTTTAGCTGGCAATATGTAGTACCAACAGTTGCAGTTAAAAATGATGCGAATGCTGTTTTGCAGTCAAGTACTTCAATCAACCCGCTTTCGGTTGCTATCCCGGTTATCTCCTCTGTTAAAGGCACCAGTATTTTCTTGGGTAGTAATAAGCCAGTCATGCAGCTGAGTGACAATGGCGTAGATCTTTTGATTGGTGCGGCGAGTTATAAAAATGGTCTGCTCATTATGCCGACTCAATTAACCAATCAAAGCAGCCAGTCTGTAGTGTTGGTTGAGGTGGAGGCGACGTTATCTGACTCCAAAGGTAAGCAATTGCTGCAAGAAGAGTTGAAAATTTGGTCGTCAATCAAACGGGTTGCAGATACTTACTTCAGACCGAAAACCCAACGTCAGGGTAAGTCTATTGAGCTGAAAGTACCTGAGCAATCTGAATATAACTTGCAGCTGGAAGTTATCAAGGTTGAGCATTGGTAA
- the pth gene encoding aminoacyl-tRNA hydrolase, whose product MGNSVKLIVGLGNPGPDYSQTRHNAGVWFLEALAKRFGQSLQAESRFHGMSARIQSAGIDCRLLFPTDFMNRSGTGVAALANFFKITPEEILVIHDELDLEPGIARLKVGGGHGGHNGLRDIVKCLGNNKNFMRLRLGIGHPGDKNRVASFVLNRPTGAEEQQIERAIDDSLDVSEALLGGDWQKAMNQLHTRSK is encoded by the coding sequence TTGGGCAACTCGGTCAAACTGATCGTCGGCTTGGGAAATCCCGGCCCCGATTATTCACAGACCCGGCACAATGCAGGCGTCTGGTTTCTGGAAGCACTGGCCAAACGTTTTGGCCAGTCATTGCAAGCAGAAAGCCGTTTTCACGGCATGTCTGCTCGCATACAGTCAGCCGGCATTGATTGCCGGTTGCTGTTTCCCACCGATTTTATGAATCGATCCGGCACCGGCGTAGCAGCCCTGGCCAACTTCTTTAAAATTACTCCAGAAGAGATCTTAGTCATTCATGATGAACTGGATCTTGAGCCCGGTATTGCGCGCTTAAAAGTTGGTGGCGGCCACGGCGGTCACAACGGTTTACGCGATATTGTCAAATGTCTGGGTAACAACAAGAATTTTATGCGACTGCGTTTAGGCATTGGTCATCCGGGTGATAAAAACCGGGTTGCCAGCTTTGTGCTGAATCGGCCAACTGGTGCCGAAGAACAGCAGATCGAACGCGCCATAGACGACAGTCTTGATGTATCGGAAGCCTTGCTCGGCGGCGACTGGCAAAAGGCAATGAATCAGCTGCATACGCGCAGCAAGTAA
- a CDS encoding 50S ribosomal protein L25/general stress protein Ctc encodes MSEFTLNAETRVLLGKGASRRLRHADKVPAVIFGGEEAPQSLTLEHRQVAKLANQEAFYSSILTINIDGKPTQAILKDMQRHAYKPKVTHLDFQRVDANAALHTSVPLHFINAENSDAVKLSGANISHNLNEVEIKCLPANLPEFIEVDLSAITVGQILHLSDLVLPEGVELAQSISADNDQPIAAAHKAKGAVDDAEGEEAAAE; translated from the coding sequence ATGAGCGAATTTACTTTAAATGCTGAAACTCGTGTATTGCTGGGGAAAGGTGCGAGCCGCCGCCTGCGTCACGCAGATAAGGTTCCAGCAGTGATTTTTGGTGGCGAAGAAGCCCCACAATCTCTGACTCTGGAGCATCGTCAAGTTGCTAAACTGGCTAACCAGGAAGCTTTTTATAGCTCAATCCTGACCATCAACATCGATGGCAAGCCAACTCAAGCAATCTTAAAAGATATGCAACGTCACGCTTACAAGCCTAAGGTTACCCACTTGGACTTCCAACGCGTTGACGCGAATGCTGCTCTGCATACTTCTGTACCTCTGCATTTCATCAATGCAGAAAACAGCGACGCAGTTAAGTTAAGCGGCGCAAACATTTCTCATAACTTGAACGAAGTTGAGATCAAATGCTTGCCAGCTAACTTGCCTGAGTTTATCGAAGTAGACTTGTCTGCAATCACAGTTGGTCAAATCCTGCATTTATCTGACTTAGTTCTGCCAGAAGGCGTAGAACTTGCCCAGTCTATCAGTGCTGATAATGACCAGCCGATCGCAGCTGCACATAAAGCTAAAGGCGCTGTAGACGACGCTGAAGGCGAAGAAGCGGCAGCAGAATAA
- a CDS encoding porin has product MKLSLALRLSSVSVAVAASMMATSVSAQSLEDRIHQLESQIGQMETVAGQGAGGSVELYGSLRPKLNYTNTDPATGSDNSTTDVQDALSRVGIRAKTDIGNGWHAAARGEWQVAIDGDGSFGLPRLAYVELGNESFGTVAYGRQWTAFYNTVGELTDIANHRASPFGYDAIASFRVDNLVTYRNDFGPLNIQLDTQFDGKGEGDSEAANSDGLDRYTIAAGLNLGALRLGAAYEERVIAGADNNELIGLAASYKVGDLYLAATWVDRDSGNSSDQTSVDLAASYGLGNGLTVQSVISDVDDSNNANDTDSYYFAVQKQLNDQVRVWTDLRFSEVGRTASTDVVEASIGLRYDFSLSL; this is encoded by the coding sequence ATGAAATTGTCCCTTGCATTGCGTCTTAGTTCTGTTTCTGTGGCGGTTGCAGCATCAATGATGGCGACGAGTGTCTCTGCACAATCGCTGGAAGACCGCATTCATCAGTTGGAATCACAAATTGGCCAAATGGAAACTGTAGCTGGACAAGGTGCTGGTGGCTCGGTTGAATTGTATGGCTCATTGCGTCCAAAGCTGAATTACACCAATACAGACCCTGCAACCGGCTCTGATAACAGCACAACAGATGTTCAAGATGCACTGTCACGTGTAGGTATTCGTGCTAAGACTGATATTGGTAATGGGTGGCATGCCGCTGCTCGTGGCGAATGGCAAGTTGCTATTGATGGTGACGGAAGTTTTGGTCTCCCACGTTTAGCATATGTAGAACTGGGTAATGAATCTTTTGGTACGGTTGCTTATGGTCGTCAGTGGACTGCTTTTTACAATACAGTTGGTGAATTAACTGATATTGCCAACCATAGAGCTAGCCCATTTGGTTATGACGCCATTGCATCTTTCCGTGTTGATAATCTAGTAACTTATCGCAATGACTTTGGTCCGTTGAATATTCAACTTGATACTCAGTTTGATGGTAAAGGTGAAGGTGACTCTGAAGCAGCTAATTCTGATGGGTTAGATCGTTATACCATCGCTGCTGGCCTGAATTTAGGTGCGTTGCGTTTGGGTGCAGCCTATGAAGAGCGTGTAATAGCAGGTGCCGATAATAATGAATTAATTGGTTTGGCAGCTTCCTATAAAGTCGGCGATTTATATCTTGCAGCAACATGGGTAGATCGTGATAGCGGTAACAGCTCAGATCAAACATCAGTGGATTTAGCCGCTAGCTATGGTTTGGGTAATGGTTTGACTGTGCAATCAGTTATCTCAGATGTTGATGATAGCAATAACGCTAATGACACCGATTCTTACTACTTTGCAGTGCAAAAGCAGTTAAACGATCAGGTTCGCGTCTGGACAGATCTTCGTTTCTCTGAAGTAGGCAGAACAGCCTCTACAGATGTAGTCGAAGCTTCTATTGGTCTGCGTTACGACTTTAGCCTTAGTTTGTAA
- a CDS encoding rhodanese-like domain-containing protein, which translates to MSFRLMLASLCISLPVVFFGGAANAGLLDSKFEKEVQAESIAVKLVRDTQKSGYQLITTAELKAKMDAGQKMLVIDAMPYKGSYVKGHVPGAVSFEFPIKDMLQWDSQKTANKTQSDYLQLLGNDKETMIVVYCGFVKCGRSHNGADWAVKLGYKNVYRYPGGIFAWKGADFDIEK; encoded by the coding sequence ATGTCATTTAGGTTAATGCTCGCATCATTGTGTATCTCATTGCCGGTTGTTTTTTTTGGTGGCGCGGCTAATGCAGGTTTACTCGATAGTAAATTTGAAAAAGAGGTACAAGCAGAATCTATTGCAGTTAAGTTAGTGAGAGATACTCAAAAAAGTGGCTATCAATTAATCACTACGGCTGAATTGAAGGCCAAGATGGATGCTGGCCAGAAAATGTTGGTGATCGATGCGATGCCGTACAAAGGTAGCTATGTAAAAGGCCATGTGCCGGGTGCAGTTAGCTTTGAGTTTCCGATCAAAGACATGTTGCAATGGGATAGTCAAAAAACAGCCAATAAAACGCAATCAGATTACCTTCAATTATTAGGTAATGATAAAGAAACAATGATTGTGGTTTACTGTGGTTTTGTAAAATGTGGCCGTAGCCATAATGGTGCGGATTGGGCTGTAAAGTTGGGCTATAAAAATGTTTATCGCTATCCGGGTGGTATTTTTGCCTGGAAGGGTGCTGATTTTGATATCGAGAAGTAA
- the ychF gene encoding redox-regulated ATPase YchF codes for MGFKCGIVGLPNVGKSTLFNALTKAGIESANYPFCTIDPNVGIVPVPDPRLDKLAAIVNPQKILPTTMEFVDIAGLVKGASKGEGLGNQFLANIRETDAIAHVVRCFQNDDIIHVEGKIDPLDDIEVINTELALADLEAAEKAVKRVTRNAKSGNKEAKAELVLVEKLAEHLGEGHPARTFECSKEEQIVIDGLFMMTGKPVMYVANVNEDGFENNELLDKVAALAEKEGAKIVAVCAAIEAEISELDDDDKADFLQELGLEEPGLDRVIHTGYSLLDLQTYFTAGVKEVRAWTIPVGATAPQAAGKIHTDFEKGFIRAEVMAYEDFIEFKGEAGAKDAGKWRLEGKEYVCSDGDVIHFRFNV; via the coding sequence ATGGGTTTCAAATGCGGAATTGTCGGCTTACCAAATGTTGGCAAATCGACCTTGTTTAATGCCTTAACCAAGGCAGGCATCGAATCAGCCAACTATCCATTTTGTACCATTGATCCAAACGTTGGCATCGTACCGGTACCCGATCCACGTCTCGACAAATTAGCAGCGATTGTCAATCCTCAAAAAATCCTGCCAACCACTATGGAATTTGTTGATATCGCTGGCTTGGTAAAAGGCGCTTCTAAAGGTGAAGGTCTGGGCAACCAGTTTTTAGCCAATATCCGTGAAACCGATGCAATCGCTCACGTGGTTCGCTGTTTCCAAAATGACGACATTATTCACGTTGAAGGCAAGATCGATCCGCTAGATGATATCGAAGTCATCAATACCGAATTAGCTTTAGCCGATTTGGAAGCTGCAGAAAAAGCAGTTAAGCGAGTCACTCGCAACGCGAAAAGCGGCAACAAAGAAGCTAAAGCTGAACTAGTGCTAGTCGAAAAACTAGCCGAGCATTTAGGTGAAGGCCATCCGGCACGCACTTTTGAATGCAGCAAAGAAGAACAAATTGTCATTGATGGTTTATTTATGATGACTGGCAAGCCAGTGATGTATGTTGCCAATGTCAACGAAGACGGCTTTGAAAATAACGAGCTGCTAGACAAAGTAGCGGCACTGGCTGAAAAAGAAGGTGCAAAAATTGTTGCGGTATGCGCAGCAATCGAAGCCGAAATCAGCGAGCTGGACGACGACGACAAAGCCGACTTCTTACAAGAGCTGGGGCTTGAAGAGCCAGGTTTAGATCGGGTAATTCATACCGGATACAGCCTGCTCGATCTGCAAACCTACTTTACTGCGGGTGTTAAAGAAGTTCGCGCTTGGACGATTCCTGTTGGCGCTACCGCACCACAAGCTGCTGGTAAAATTCACACCGACTTTGAAAAAGGCTTCATTCGTGCCGAAGTAATGGCCTATGAAGACTTTATTGAATTCAAGGGTGAAGCCGGCGCAAAAGATGCCGGTAAATGGCGCCTGGAAGGTAAAGAATATGTCTGCTCTGATGGCGACGTGATTCACTTCCGCTTTAACGTATAG
- a CDS encoding porin translates to MRLSFAFRLSAISLAMTGLFVSTAVSAQSLEDRIRSLESQIGQMESTPGQGSGGAVEIYGSLRTFATYQSVDSDLGDDSSTDINDAASRIGIRTSTSHGDWTATARGEWAVRIGGNADFGDGRLAYVQVGHKALGKIGVGQQWGGFYNHVGAVTDIGNNGTPGGYSAIGGGFRLGNLISYTNSIGPVAIQVDNQFDGEDDTSSTSNNRDNLELYGLSASISESNCTVGVAYQERKLDDSNGSDKLAGIAVGYKFGSAYISASYVDRDNATGADPKAYDLSGSYSMGKNTLIGHYYNLDTDNAAGDKTNGVLLSVQHQMNDQLRLWTSLRLDDADTDNKETTSVDFGMRYDFSMSL, encoded by the coding sequence ATGCGTTTGTCCTTTGCTTTTCGTCTGTCTGCAATTTCTTTAGCTATGACAGGTTTATTCGTTTCAACAGCCGTTTCTGCTCAGTCTCTTGAAGATCGAATCAGATCTCTTGAATCACAAATTGGTCAGATGGAATCTACACCCGGCCAAGGCAGTGGTGGTGCGGTTGAAATTTATGGTTCTTTAAGAACCTTCGCAACCTATCAATCGGTTGATTCAGATCTTGGTGATGACAGCTCTACTGATATCAATGATGCTGCATCACGTATCGGTATTCGTACCAGCACCAGCCATGGTGACTGGACTGCGACAGCTCGCGGTGAGTGGGCAGTCAGAATTGGAGGTAATGCTGACTTCGGTGATGGCCGATTAGCTTATGTTCAAGTGGGTCATAAAGCACTTGGTAAAATTGGTGTTGGCCAGCAGTGGGGTGGTTTTTATAACCATGTCGGCGCAGTAACAGATATCGGTAACAACGGAACACCAGGTGGCTATAGTGCTATTGGTGGTGGCTTTCGTTTAGGTAACTTGATTAGTTATACCAATTCTATCGGCCCTGTTGCTATTCAAGTTGATAACCAATTTGATGGTGAAGACGATACGAGTAGCACTAGTAATAACAGAGATAACCTCGAGCTTTATGGTCTTTCAGCATCAATATCAGAAAGTAATTGTACTGTAGGCGTGGCTTATCAAGAACGTAAACTAGATGATTCAAATGGCTCCGATAAGCTGGCGGGTATTGCTGTAGGTTACAAGTTTGGCTCGGCATATATCTCAGCATCTTATGTAGATCGTGATAATGCCACTGGTGCAGATCCTAAAGCTTATGATTTGTCGGGTTCTTACTCTATGGGTAAAAACACGTTAATCGGTCATTACTATAATCTTGATACAGATAATGCCGCAGGTGACAAAACAAATGGTGTGTTGCTGTCAGTGCAGCATCAAATGAATGACCAGCTTCGTTTGTGGACTTCATTGCGTCTCGATGACGCCGATACTGATAATAAAGAAACAACTTCTGTTGATTTTGGTATGCGCTATGACTTTAGCATGAGCCTATAA
- a CDS encoding BolA family protein: MKLQQIIEQKLSQGLSPSHLEVENESHRHNVPPNSESHFRVVVVSDQFDGKRLLQRHRSVNQLLAEELANGVHALAMHTYTATEWSERKAQAPDPTQCKGGA, translated from the coding sequence ATGAAGTTACAACAAATAATTGAACAGAAACTGAGTCAGGGGCTTTCACCCAGTCACCTGGAAGTGGAAAATGAAAGTCACCGTCATAACGTACCACCCAATTCAGAATCTCATTTCCGAGTAGTTGTGGTCAGTGACCAGTTTGACGGAAAGCGCTTGCTGCAAAGACATCGTTCGGTAAACCAATTGCTAGCTGAAGAGCTGGCTAATGGTGTGCATGCGCTAGCAATGCATACTTATACCGCGACTGAATGGAGTGAGCGAAAGGCTCAAGCTCCTGATCCTACCCAATGTAAGGGTGGAGCGTAA
- a CDS encoding MlaC/ttg2D family ABC transporter substrate-binding protein, with product MIRTLTLLLLVLLSPAVFALEDPSSMLSRESSKLIQLVTQHQDQLKQDPVFARRLMRKNIVPLVDAKGLAKGVLGKYGRQANQQQIMAFQQILTEVLIRTYAKAFTLYRNEKIEFHPARLNKKSNRAKVKAELYLSNGAPPVKLIYKLVLIDKRWLIRDLTVEGISLVGSYRSQFASQIQRYGVAETIDRFDRQLQKLKSNDGSA from the coding sequence TTGATCAGAACGCTAACCTTATTGTTACTCGTACTTTTGTCGCCTGCAGTTTTTGCATTAGAAGACCCATCAAGCATGCTCTCTCGAGAGTCTTCAAAGTTGATTCAACTGGTGACTCAGCATCAAGACCAGCTGAAGCAAGATCCAGTATTTGCTCGAAGGTTGATGAGAAAAAACATTGTGCCATTGGTTGATGCGAAAGGATTGGCTAAGGGAGTTTTGGGGAAATACGGCCGTCAAGCGAATCAGCAGCAAATAATGGCCTTTCAACAGATACTGACAGAGGTATTAATTCGTACCTATGCCAAAGCATTTACTCTATATCGTAATGAAAAAATTGAATTTCATCCTGCTCGATTAAATAAAAAAAGTAATCGTGCGAAAGTTAAAGCCGAATTATATCTTTCTAATGGCGCACCACCGGTAAAGCTAATTTACAAGTTGGTGCTCATTGATAAGCGTTGGCTGATCAGAGATTTAACCGTTGAAGGCATTAGTTTGGTTGGAAGTTACCGGTCGCAGTTCGCTTCTCAAATACAAAGATATGGTGTGGCAGAAACTATTGATCGCTTTGATCGACAACTGCAAAAGTTAAAGTCAAATGATGGCTCGGCTTGA
- the ftnA gene encoding non-heme ferritin, with protein sequence MLTEKMVKQLNEQINLEFYSSNLYLQMSAWCEDKGFEGAAGFLLLHADEEMQHMRRLFKYVSETGTMPAVGAIEAPPASWESLADVFKDIYEHEQLVTRSINQLAHTAFTSQDYSSFNFLQWYVSEQHEEETLFKGILDKIELIGSDGKGLFFIDQEIGKLTGGAVSPMSPPEGGA encoded by the coding sequence ATGCTGACTGAGAAAATGGTCAAACAGCTTAATGAGCAAATTAACCTGGAATTTTATTCTTCCAACTTATATTTGCAAATGAGCGCTTGGTGTGAAGACAAAGGTTTTGAAGGTGCTGCAGGATTCTTGTTGCTGCATGCAGATGAAGAAATGCAGCACATGCGCCGTTTGTTTAAGTACGTGAGTGAAACAGGCACTATGCCGGCTGTGGGTGCGATTGAAGCGCCACCAGCAAGCTGGGAGTCGTTGGCTGACGTGTTTAAAGATATCTATGAGCATGAACAACTGGTCACTCGAAGCATTAATCAGTTGGCACATACTGCATTTACTTCACAGGACTACAGCAGCTTTAACTTCCTGCAATGGTATGTCTCTGAGCAGCACGAAGAAGAAACGCTGTTTAAAGGTATTCTAGATAAAATAGAGCTGATTGGTTCCGATGGAAAAGGCTTGTTCTTTATTGACCAGGAAATTGGCAAGCTAACCGGTGGTGCAGTAAGCCCAATGTCGCCACCAGAAGGTGGTGCATAG